The segment AATCTGACCAGGTTTCATTGACTCTCTGTGGGCAGATAGTTCATCCCTTAATTTAGATATTGTAGTCAATTTACCAAGAAACTCCTTCTGAGTATCGATCATGATCTGAGCATAGCTGGCATCATGACAGCTTGCACAAACATCTGTATTTGGTCTGGTAAATGCACTTTTATGGCAATCACTACATTGAAGGTCAGCCATATACCATTTAACTTCATCCACACCTTTAATGGTTGTACCCTGCTGGTTTGACTTCTGGAGAGTATGGCAAGTCTGACAATCATCATTGGCGGGAGCTTTTATTTTATTATCAGCGTTTTTCATCTCATCATGACATTTAAAACATGTCTCCATCTTTGGAAGATTATGTTTATTACCGCCATGAGCAACTCCAAGGTGACAGTCAACACAGTTTAATCCTTTATCAAGATGAGCCTTATGTTTGGGATCTACACCTGCAACAATTTTATCCTTAAGTATATCAACCTTTCCGAAGCTCTCCCTAAATCTCGGGTTTACCACATTATCTATAAGTCTAAAGTTTATGCCTACTGACATAACTTTTTCTTTTCTATTTTTAGCATTGATCTCATCTGAATGGCAGTGTAAACAGGTAGTGTTAGGAACTAACTTTGCGGCATATTTAGGATCGGAAGCACCCTTAGCAAGAACCTCTAACTTATGCTCTTTAGATTTGAAAAACTCACCATAAACATCACCCAGACCACCAATTTTTGCTTTCATATACCCAATAAAGCCAGGCTCACCGTGACAATCTATACATTCAACTTTAGCAGCAGAATGCACATTTTTTGACCATGTATAATATTCCCCCAATGGGCCTACCTTTTGTTCAGGGTGACATTTTCCACAAAATTCTGATTCTGATGTATAATGCAAAACCTCCACCTGACTAAAAACGAAACCTACAAAAATCACCACCACCGCAATAACGAAAACCACTGGATCGTTTTTTACAAATTTTTTAAACTTTTCCCACATAACGTCCTCCAGAAGGGATAGCGGTGGGAAATACCACCGCTAAAATTATTTAGTTTTAAACAACAAAAAGAAGTATCAAACTGATAACAAGTGCATAAATAGCAAGAGACTCGATCATAGCAAGACCGATGATCATAGGAGTCATAATCTTACCTGATGCTCCTGGGTTCCTTGAAATCCCTTCCACAGCACTTGCCACTGCTTTGCCCTGGCCAAGACCTGTACCAAAAGCAGCAATACCCATACCCAAACCTGCAGCAAGGTATATTGCCCATGATTTTTCAGCAGCTGCTCCATCTGCTGCGAAAGCTGATACTGAAAATACTGCCACAATTGCAGCAACCAAACTTAAAATACG is part of the Calditerrivibrio nitroreducens DSM 19672 genome and harbors:
- a CDS encoding cytochrome c3 family protein, with the protein product MWEKFKKFVKNDPVVFVIAVVVIFVGFVFSQVEVLHYTSESEFCGKCHPEQKVGPLGEYYTWSKNVHSAAKVECIDCHGEPGFIGYMKAKIGGLGDVYGEFFKSKEHKLEVLAKGASDPKYAAKLVPNTTCLHCHSDEINAKNRKEKVMSVGINFRLIDNVVNPRFRESFGKVDILKDKIVAGVDPKHKAHLDKGLNCVDCHLGVAHGGNKHNLPKMETCFKCHDEMKNADNKIKAPANDDCQTCHTLQKSNQQGTTIKGVDEVKWYMADLQCSDCHKSAFTRPNTDVCASCHDASYAQIMIDTQKEFLGKLTTISKLRDELSAHRESMKPGQIALFNQLNLMVKVLEKDGSKGIHNPDYFNNIFDAANQLVDKIKNYKEEPKVEKTDAKKVAAKSEVVAKEEPAKVFKANNPKELMDIAPETINLAEQHKINSTKKPVVFAHKKHAEMFECTKCHEKPEEGTLKVKITKLDGTNNSFHNELCFPCHKENKVKNGTSCTTCHK
- the atpE gene encoding ATP synthase F0 subunit C, whose amino-acid sequence is MSKVTRILSLVAAIVAVFSVSAFAADGAAAEKSWAIYLAAGLGMGIAAFGTGLGQGKAVASAVEGISRNPGASGKIMTPMIIGLAMIESLAIYALVISLILLFVV